One genomic region from Jiangella sp. DSM 45060 encodes:
- a CDS encoding ABC transporter family substrate-binding protein encodes MTTKRRGMAFFAVLTAGALALSACGGDDDDSGSGSGDTESPAGGSSGTPITVASDAEFTSYNGNSETGNGTWNTFVLNGVLDGFWDFGPQGEIVRNEAFGTYEVTSEDPLTVRYTFAENAVWSDGEPIDCDDLLLEWATQSGQYMTDQVGEDGQPIPLFAVPGTTGYDLVAKPTCQPGDKEVEYVYSEPFADWEVVTNSSMLPAHVAAEQAGMTAEDLVTAIQNDDMAALTPVAEFWNTGWDMGPGALLDQAVIPASGPYTIDSWEAGQSLTLVANENYYGDPPATDTIVIRFIQQDQQVQALANGEVDIIAPQVSVDLVQALEGLGDQVTMITGDEMTWEHLDFNQTEGAVFADPNLRQAFAMCVPRQQIVENLIQPANPEAVVMNLREIFPWDPTYDQVVGEAYDGRFDEPDIEGAKALIDAAGAAGTQIRVLRSDPNPRRADTVAAIKASCDQAGFEIVDTPTPDLGAGIVDVTSYEVALFAWAGSGVMSSGASLYRTNEGQNPYGYSNPDVDAAWTELIVTVDEDRQTELLTEIETHLWNDLFSIPLYAHPGVTAHNPAIEGVQQNAAQTQVSFNMEEWSRTS; translated from the coding sequence TTGACCACCAAGCGCAGGGGTATGGCGTTCTTCGCCGTGCTCACGGCAGGGGCGCTGGCGCTCTCTGCATGTGGCGGCGACGACGATGACAGCGGCTCCGGGAGCGGCGACACCGAGTCCCCGGCCGGCGGCTCGTCGGGCACTCCCATCACGGTCGCCTCCGATGCGGAGTTCACCTCTTACAACGGGAACTCCGAGACCGGCAACGGCACCTGGAACACGTTTGTCCTCAACGGCGTGCTCGATGGTTTCTGGGACTTCGGGCCGCAGGGCGAGATCGTCCGCAACGAGGCATTCGGCACGTACGAGGTCACGTCCGAGGACCCCCTCACCGTCCGCTACACCTTCGCGGAGAACGCGGTGTGGTCCGACGGCGAGCCGATCGACTGCGACGACCTCCTGCTCGAGTGGGCCACCCAGTCCGGTCAGTACATGACCGACCAGGTCGGCGAGGACGGCCAGCCGATCCCGCTGTTCGCGGTCCCGGGCACCACCGGCTACGACCTCGTGGCCAAGCCGACCTGCCAGCCGGGCGACAAGGAGGTCGAGTACGTCTACTCCGAGCCGTTCGCCGACTGGGAGGTCGTCACCAACTCCAGCATGCTGCCGGCGCACGTCGCGGCCGAGCAGGCCGGCATGACGGCGGAAGACCTCGTCACCGCCATCCAGAACGACGACATGGCGGCGCTGACCCCGGTCGCGGAGTTCTGGAACACCGGCTGGGACATGGGCCCGGGCGCGCTGCTCGACCAGGCCGTCATCCCCGCGTCGGGTCCGTACACGATCGACAGCTGGGAGGCCGGCCAGTCGCTGACGCTGGTCGCCAACGAGAACTACTACGGCGACCCGCCGGCCACCGACACCATCGTCATCCGGTTCATCCAGCAGGACCAGCAGGTCCAGGCCCTGGCCAACGGCGAGGTCGACATCATCGCCCCGCAGGTCAGCGTGGACCTCGTCCAGGCGCTGGAAGGGCTCGGCGACCAGGTCACGATGATCACCGGTGACGAGATGACGTGGGAGCACCTCGACTTCAACCAGACCGAGGGCGCCGTCTTCGCCGACCCGAACCTGCGCCAGGCGTTCGCGATGTGCGTGCCGCGGCAGCAGATCGTCGAGAACCTGATCCAGCCGGCCAACCCCGAGGCCGTCGTCATGAACCTGCGCGAGATCTTCCCGTGGGACCCGACGTACGACCAGGTCGTGGGCGAGGCCTACGACGGCCGGTTCGACGAGCCCGACATCGAGGGCGCGAAGGCGCTGATCGACGCCGCCGGCGCCGCCGGCACCCAGATCCGCGTGCTGCGCTCCGACCCGAACCCGCGTCGCGCCGACACCGTGGCCGCCATCAAGGCGTCCTGCGACCAGGCCGGCTTCGAGATCGTCGACACCCCGACGCCTGACCTCGGCGCCGGCATCGTCGACGTGACCAGCTACGAGGTCGCGCTGTTCGCGTGGGCCGGTTCGGGCGTCATGTCGTCCGGCGCCTCGCTCTACCGCACCAACGAGGGCCAGAACCCGTACGGCTACTCCAACCCCGACGTCGACGCCGCGTGGACCGAGCTGATCGTCACGGTCGACGAGGACCGCCAGACCGAGCTGCTGACCGAGATCGAGACCCACCTCTGGAACGACCTCTTCAGCATCCCGCTCTACGCGCACCCGGGCGTCACGGCCCACAACCCCGCCATCGAGGGTGTCCAGCAGAACGCCGCCCAGACCCAGGTGTCGTTCAACATGGAAGAGTGGTCGCGCACGTCCTGA